A genomic region of Penaeus vannamei isolate JL-2024 chromosome 42, ASM4276789v1, whole genome shotgun sequence contains the following coding sequences:
- the LOC113828258 gene encoding Y+L amino acid transporter 2-like — protein sequence MTPTRNRVHPTAPADHEPLLDTCEDELETRSVEVSNESLKLRKELGLVDGVGIIVGIIIGSGIFVSPQGVIRFSGSVGMSLVVWGVSGVLSMVGALCYAELGTMIPKSGGDYAYIHEAFGSLPAFLFMWMALLIILPTSNTVMALTFAKYIIKPAFLLCDGIPDVPVRLIAAVIVCFLTWVNCTNVKWATKVQGIFTAAKIMALLIIIVAGIYQLCDGHVENYQDAFDGTNWSITSICTAFYQGLFSFAGWNCLNFVVEELKDPFKTLPRAILISMPIVTLIYFLTNMAYFVVLEPDEVLASEAVALSFAGRALGVLNWVMPIFVALSTFGSLNGCIFACSRLFFVGAREGHLPQALALINVHTITPVPALVFLGFMTLCMLVTSDTLVLINYVSFAESLFVFLSISALLWLRYKDPHRHRPIKIWIGIPIVFFFICLFLVVFPIVERPVELGIASGIFFAGVPVYYLCVHRANRSKKFCAFMGKFTSVIQLLYHGLPEEDDECD from the exons atgaCCCCCACCCGGAACCGCGTCCACCCGACGGCGCCCGCGGACCACGAGCCCCTGCTGGACACCTGCGAGGACGAACTCGAGACCCGCAGCGTCGAGGTGTCCAACGAGAGTCTCAAGCTGCGGAAGGAGCTCGGGCTGGTCGACGGCGTGGGCATCATCGTGGGCATTATCATCGGCTCGGGGATCTTCGTGTCTCCTCAGGGCGTGATCAGGTTCAGCGGCAGTGTGGGCATGTCCCTGGTGGTGTGGGGGGTGTCGGGGGTGCTGTCCATGGTGGGCGCCCTGTGCTACGCTGAACTAG gcACCATGATCCCCAAGAGCGGCGGGGACTACGCCTACATCCACGAGGCCTTCGGATCCCTCCCGGCCTTCCTGTTCATGTGGATGGCCCTCCTCATCATCCTGCCGACGTCCAACACCGTGATGGCGCTCACCTTCGCCAAGTACATCATCAAGCCGGCCTTCCTGCTGTGCGACGGGATCCCCGACGTCCCCGTCCGCCTGATCGCCGCCGTgatcgtgt GCTTCCTAACCTGGGTGAACTGCACGAACGTGAAATGGGCCACGAAAGTCCAAGGAATCTTCACCGCAGCCAAAATTATggctctcctcatcatcatagtcGCGGGCATCTATCAGCTGTGCGATGGGCACGTCGAGAACTACCAGGATGCCTTTGATGGCACCAACTGGAGCATTACTTCCATCTGTACAGCCTTCTACCAGGGTCTCTTCTCCTTTGCCGGCTG GAACTGCCTCAACTTTGTCGTCGAGGAATTAAAGGATCCGTTTAA gACCCTCCCCCGGGCGATCCTCATCTCCATGCCCATTGTCACCTTAATTTATTTCCTCACCAATATGGCCTATTTCGTGGTCCTCGAGCCTGATGAGGTGCTGGCGTCCGAGGCTGTGGCGCTG TCCTTTGCCGGCCGAGCCCTTGGAGTGCTGAACTGGGTCATGCCCATCTTCGTCGCCCTCTCCACCTTCGGGAGTCTCAACGGCTGCATCTTCGCCTGCTCTCGCCTCTTCTTcgtgggagcgagggaggggcacCTTCCTCAGGCCCTGGCGCTCATTAACGTGCACACCATCACCCCCGTTCCAGCCCTCGTGTTCTTG GGTTTTATGACGCTATGTATGCTCGTGACTTCTGACACGTTGGTGCTGATCAATTATGTGTCCTTCGCCGAGTCCTTGTTCGTCTTCCTGTCCATCTCGGCCCTCCTTTGGCTGCGCTACAAGGACCCGCATCGCCATAGGCCTATAAAA ATCTGGATTGGGATTCcaatcgtcttcttcttcatctgtttGTTCCTGGTCGTCTTTCCTATAGTGGAGCGCCCCGTGGAGCTGGGTATCGCCAGTGGCATCTTCTTCGCTGGAGTCCCCGTGTATTACCTGTGTGTTCATAGGGCGAATAGGTCCAAGAAGTTCTGTGCATTTATGG GAAAATTTACGTCCGTTATCCAGCTGCTATACCATGGACTTCCCGAAGAAGATGATGAATGTGATTGA